One Candidatus Delongbacteria bacterium DNA segment encodes these proteins:
- a CDS encoding helicase-associated domain-containing protein has product MPLPELNRLLAHLPGEGASEALASLVTAGLVALRPAVGPDGELEEAESLVTLVDNLEPLFRLPSFYRNRLRRKIVGRDLEELKRMCAGFYASSPEPAAADCQDRTRLLAACKALLVDSAGFRKALDEHVSWTGQVILKVLSMFPEGLPLKDLRKQIGFFGIKLDSDELKRELVLLFRATGLVWTSDGSALLKHDQYFPAESRIVLVQDSLAMIRSNCQLPEAPPQLYPAFSGRLEPEAWKVRHEPAQLFQNALILLVHLVNHRVQRIQKGGVHKTEVKRVCSLFQPAQEDQHLFSFLFDYFEAHGIVQLKHEVWAVNVPVAAAFFRQPGESLRRMMSDAFGADVLAAGRLEEHLERAESAGLDPLKLLWLLQHVSPAAWIALEELTFLYAQLEGGQRSDNQRVAVEKFITHQLVKPLFWFGLVELSNHPEQGGLVFRLSERGRRVLQEGQLPDDLDGWYDPQEKLLVQANLEVFLPARFLPEHTLFLARFADYEKGRYRIGKQSLSRGLDSGLSLEHIQGFLVEHSSQSIPQNVNYLVEEVTNRHGHILVDPQLMVLKTENAQLMQELCLAPGLRKSWLGLFDEQLMLLASSVRVQKLVEELRRLGYMPRVRWEAVIDDEAEQLELSQVERLRLLALLKAYEYAERVHPELSELLKAVSEQLTDEDRAEMGLIPQRKLGDSYAKLDALSAALAAGKLQ; this is encoded by the coding sequence GTGCCCCTGCCGGAATTGAACCGGCTGTTGGCGCATCTGCCCGGCGAAGGCGCTTCCGAGGCCCTGGCCAGCCTGGTCACGGCCGGTCTGGTGGCCTTGCGCCCGGCCGTCGGTCCCGACGGCGAGCTGGAAGAGGCCGAGAGCCTGGTGACCCTGGTGGACAACCTCGAGCCGCTCTTCCGGCTGCCCAGTTTCTACCGCAACCGGCTGCGCCGCAAGATCGTCGGCCGCGACCTGGAGGAGCTGAAGCGCATGTGCGCGGGCTTCTACGCCAGCTCGCCGGAACCCGCCGCCGCGGACTGCCAGGACCGCACCCGCCTGCTGGCCGCCTGCAAGGCCCTGCTCGTCGACTCCGCCGGCTTCCGCAAGGCCCTGGACGAGCACGTCTCCTGGACCGGGCAGGTGATCCTCAAGGTGCTCTCCATGTTCCCCGAGGGCCTGCCCCTGAAAGATCTGCGCAAGCAGATCGGCTTCTTCGGGATCAAGCTCGACTCCGACGAACTCAAGCGCGAGCTGGTGCTGCTCTTCCGGGCCACGGGCCTGGTCTGGACCAGCGACGGCAGCGCGCTGCTCAAGCACGACCAGTACTTCCCCGCCGAGTCCCGCATCGTGCTGGTGCAGGATTCACTGGCCATGATCCGCTCCAATTGCCAGCTGCCCGAGGCGCCGCCCCAGCTCTACCCGGCCTTCAGCGGCCGCCTGGAGCCCGAGGCCTGGAAGGTGCGGCACGAACCCGCGCAGCTCTTCCAGAACGCGCTGATCCTGCTCGTGCATCTGGTCAATCACCGCGTGCAGCGGATCCAAAAAGGCGGCGTGCACAAGACCGAGGTCAAGCGCGTCTGCAGCCTGTTCCAGCCGGCGCAGGAAGACCAGCACCTCTTCAGTTTCCTCTTCGACTACTTCGAGGCCCACGGCATCGTGCAGCTCAAGCACGAGGTCTGGGCCGTGAACGTGCCCGTGGCCGCGGCCTTCTTCCGCCAGCCCGGGGAGAGCCTGCGCCGCATGATGAGCGACGCCTTCGGCGCCGACGTGCTGGCCGCCGGCCGGCTGGAGGAGCACCTGGAGCGCGCCGAGAGCGCGGGCCTGGATCCCCTCAAGCTGCTCTGGCTGTTGCAGCACGTCAGCCCCGCCGCCTGGATCGCGCTGGAGGAATTGACCTTCCTCTACGCCCAGCTGGAAGGCGGGCAGCGCAGCGACAACCAGCGCGTGGCGGTGGAAAAATTCATCACGCATCAGCTGGTCAAGCCGCTGTTCTGGTTCGGGCTGGTGGAACTCTCCAACCACCCGGAGCAGGGCGGGCTGGTCTTCCGGCTCTCGGAGCGCGGCCGGCGCGTGCTGCAGGAAGGGCAGCTGCCCGACGACCTGGACGGCTGGTACGATCCGCAGGAGAAGCTGCTGGTCCAGGCCAACCTGGAGGTCTTCCTGCCCGCGCGCTTCCTGCCCGAGCACACGCTCTTCCTGGCGCGTTTCGCCGACTACGAAAAGGGCCGCTACCGCATCGGCAAGCAGTCCCTCTCCCGTGGGCTGGATTCCGGCCTCTCGCTGGAGCACATCCAGGGCTTCCTGGTGGAGCACTCCTCCCAGTCCATTCCCCAGAACGTGAACTATCTGGTGGAGGAGGTGACCAACCGCCACGGCCACATCCTGGTGGATCCCCAGCTGATGGTGCTGAAGACCGAGAACGCCCAGTTGATGCAGGAGCTCTGCCTGGCCCCGGGCCTGCGCAAGTCCTGGCTGGGGCTCTTCGACGAGCAACTGATGCTGCTGGCCTCCAGCGTGCGGGTCCAGAAGCTGGTGGAGGAGCTGCGCCGGCTGGGCTACATGCCCCGCGTACGCTGGGAAGCCGTCATCGACGACGAGGCCGAGCAGCTCGAACTCTCCCAGGTGGAACGCCTGCGTCTGCTGGCCCTGCTCAAGGCCTATGAATACGCCGAGCGCGTGCATCCCGAACTCTCCGAGCTGCTCAAGGCCGTCAGCGAGCAGCTTACCGACGAGGATCGCGCCGAGATGGGCCTCATCCCCCAGCGCAAACTGGGCGACTCCTACGCCAAGCTCGACGCACTCAGCGCGGCACTGGCGGCGGGCAAGCTGCAGTAG
- a CDS encoding ABC transporter substrate-binding protein produces the protein MRFGQSSILILLGAAMMGSLIGCGGGTARFDTGPVMEPDEGINSIEYWASKGFETQENPPGALPDVSAELGGAGFEQLAASLGFKTNENQKSMADPRGVPGGMLRIPLQEFPATLRSEGKDANTAFMSMVSGMMYESMMGLDSWTDEFTPSLATHWKVEDNAAGGQTFTFRINPNARWQTGHRITAEDIKATWKLMVDDGLLQPYNGILYRQYSEPEVLSPYLVRTSTKDLNWRHFLYFGASMSIYPAHIIGSMTAKEYMERFQNQTMPGSGLYLLRDEDINQGNSLTMTRTSNYWDKDSPIGKGSGNFTKVKFRVVTDETLQREMFKKGELDIYIVGQAKYWVKEFLPEQIEQLGKGWIQRKKIYTQNPNGTSGFVFNMREEPFNDIRVRRAFAYLLNREKLIDKLFYNEYLPIHSYYPGSVYENPNNEKIKYDPETGLRLLAEAGFAQRDGEGYLVNARGQRLELDLMTDESPTWERIITVIQEDYKQAGVKLNLKPTTAATQFQMVMDRKFKMHWQTWTGLYFPNPESSFKSNLADEPNTNNLSGFKSKELDSLCEVYNKTFSQEERIKLIRRTDTILMESYQEALGWYGPFTRVGYWNKFGMPEWGLARTGDWRSIVSLWWYDADKHKALVKAIKKDQNMPLEKVEIDYWKGYDPATIAR, from the coding sequence ATGAGATTCGGCCAGTCCTCGATCCTGATCTTGCTCGGCGCGGCCATGATGGGCAGCCTGATCGGCTGCGGTGGCGGAACGGCGCGCTTCGACACCGGCCCCGTCATGGAGCCGGATGAAGGCATCAACTCCATTGAGTACTGGGCCTCCAAGGGCTTCGAAACCCAGGAGAATCCTCCCGGCGCCCTGCCGGACGTCTCCGCGGAGTTGGGCGGCGCGGGCTTCGAGCAGCTCGCGGCCTCGCTGGGCTTCAAGACCAACGAGAACCAGAAGTCCATGGCCGACCCCCGCGGCGTGCCCGGCGGCATGCTGCGCATCCCCCTGCAGGAGTTCCCGGCCACCCTGCGCAGCGAGGGCAAGGACGCCAACACGGCCTTCATGAGCATGGTCTCGGGCATGATGTACGAGTCCATGATGGGCCTGGACAGCTGGACGGACGAGTTCACGCCCTCCCTGGCCACCCACTGGAAGGTCGAGGACAACGCCGCGGGCGGCCAGACCTTCACTTTCCGCATCAATCCCAACGCCCGCTGGCAAACGGGCCACCGCATCACGGCCGAGGACATCAAGGCCACCTGGAAGCTGATGGTGGACGACGGCCTGCTGCAACCCTACAACGGCATCCTCTACCGGCAATACAGCGAGCCCGAAGTGCTCAGCCCCTACCTGGTGCGCACCTCCACCAAGGACCTCAACTGGCGGCACTTCCTCTATTTCGGCGCCTCCATGTCCATCTACCCGGCGCACATCATCGGGTCCATGACGGCCAAGGAGTACATGGAGCGCTTCCAGAACCAGACCATGCCCGGTTCCGGCCTCTACCTGCTGCGTGACGAGGATATCAACCAGGGCAACAGCCTGACCATGACCCGCACCAGCAACTATTGGGACAAGGACAGCCCCATCGGCAAGGGCTCGGGCAACTTCACCAAGGTCAAGTTCCGCGTGGTCACCGATGAGACCCTGCAGCGCGAGATGTTCAAAAAAGGCGAGCTGGACATCTACATCGTCGGGCAGGCCAAGTACTGGGTCAAGGAGTTCCTGCCCGAGCAGATCGAGCAGCTGGGCAAGGGCTGGATCCAGCGCAAGAAGATCTACACCCAGAACCCCAACGGCACCAGCGGCTTCGTCTTCAACATGCGCGAAGAGCCCTTCAACGACATCCGCGTGCGGCGCGCCTTCGCCTACCTGCTGAACCGCGAGAAGCTGATCGACAAGCTGTTCTACAACGAGTACCTGCCCATCCACAGCTACTACCCGGGCAGCGTCTACGAGAATCCCAACAACGAGAAGATCAAGTACGACCCGGAAACCGGCCTGCGCCTGCTGGCCGAGGCCGGCTTCGCCCAGCGCGACGGCGAGGGCTATCTGGTGAACGCCCGCGGCCAGCGGCTGGAACTGGACCTGATGACCGACGAGAGCCCCACCTGGGAGCGCATCATCACCGTGATCCAGGAAGACTACAAGCAGGCCGGCGTCAAGTTGAACCTGAAGCCCACCACCGCCGCCACCCAGTTCCAAATGGTGATGGACCGCAAGTTCAAGATGCACTGGCAGACCTGGACCGGACTCTATTTCCCCAATCCCGAGTCCTCGTTCAAGTCGAACCTGGCCGACGAGCCCAACACCAACAACCTCTCCGGCTTCAAGAGCAAGGAATTGGACAGCCTGTGCGAGGTCTACAACAAGACCTTCAGCCAGGAAGAGCGCATCAAGCTCATCCGGCGCACGGACACCATTCTGATGGAAAGCTATCAGGAAGCCCTGGGCTGGTACGGACCCTTCACGCGCGTGGGCTACTGGAACAAGTTCGGCATGCCGGAGTGGGGCCTGGCCCGCACCGGCGACTGGCGCTCCATCGTGAGCCTGTGGTGGTACGACGCCGACAAGCACAAGGCGCTCGTCAAGGCCATCAAGAAGGACCAGAACATGCCGCTGGAGAAGGTCGAGATCGATTACTGGAAGGGGTACGACCCCGCCACGATCGCCCGCTAG
- a CDS encoding ABC transporter permease subunit — MTTYFIRRFLLAFPTFIGITLIAFTIIQFVPGGPLEQEIISLKMGMTQMGEAGAGGSNDVASGGTTIPAEALEEMKAYYGYDKPVLLNFRIWGPEKQVTRYMEGLRQEPALKEREVQLTSLLGRMREGEDTAPMRAQVNHLREEIKAERERIEQLRSNVIACADIAVPALLKVALDESGQLDASQREKAVDLLIKRLALPVWISQDYETKLAQVKGWAAKNEAKGTGPVALVWKTFSYGRYGAWLIRIFHLDLGRSHTYSRPVWDVMKSKFPVSIYFGVIGLVLVYSICIPLGVWKAVKHGSRFDTASSVIVFIGYSIPGWALGAVLLVLLGGGSFWDVFPLGGFRSEDWEYLGFWAKIWDQVHHTILPIIAWEIGSFASMTILMKNSRMENLSQDYVRTAFSKGLSEKRVVFVHALRNSLIPLATGLGHLIGIIFAGSYLIEKVFNIDGFGLLGFNSLIHRDYPVMLSSMVISAVIGLMGNILSDMIYAAIDPRIRFK, encoded by the coding sequence ATGACCACCTATTTCATCCGCCGCTTCCTGCTGGCCTTTCCCACCTTCATCGGCATCACCCTGATCGCGTTCACCATCATTCAGTTCGTTCCAGGCGGACCGCTGGAGCAGGAGATCATCTCGCTGAAGATGGGCATGACGCAGATGGGCGAGGCCGGCGCCGGCGGCAGCAACGACGTGGCTTCCGGCGGGACCACCATCCCGGCCGAGGCCCTCGAGGAGATGAAGGCCTACTACGGATACGACAAGCCCGTGCTGCTGAACTTCCGGATCTGGGGTCCGGAGAAGCAGGTGACGCGGTACATGGAAGGCCTGCGGCAAGAACCGGCGCTCAAGGAGCGCGAAGTCCAGCTGACCTCCCTCTTGGGGCGGATGCGCGAGGGGGAGGACACGGCCCCCATGCGGGCCCAGGTCAACCACCTGCGGGAGGAGATCAAGGCGGAGCGCGAACGGATCGAACAGCTGCGCTCCAATGTGATCGCCTGCGCCGACATCGCGGTGCCGGCTCTGCTCAAAGTGGCATTGGACGAGAGCGGCCAGCTGGACGCGAGCCAGCGGGAAAAGGCCGTGGACCTGTTGATCAAGCGGCTGGCCCTGCCGGTCTGGATCAGCCAGGACTATGAGACCAAGCTGGCCCAGGTCAAGGGCTGGGCCGCCAAGAACGAGGCCAAGGGCACCGGACCCGTGGCCCTGGTCTGGAAGACCTTCAGTTACGGCCGCTACGGCGCCTGGCTGATCCGCATCTTCCACCTGGACCTGGGGCGCTCCCACACCTACAGCCGGCCCGTCTGGGACGTGATGAAGTCCAAGTTCCCGGTTTCGATCTACTTCGGCGTGATCGGCCTGGTGCTGGTCTACAGCATCTGCATCCCGCTGGGCGTCTGGAAGGCCGTCAAGCACGGCAGCCGCTTCGACACGGCCAGCTCGGTGATCGTCTTCATCGGCTACTCCATCCCCGGCTGGGCCCTGGGCGCCGTGCTGCTGGTGCTGCTGGGCGGCGGTTCCTTCTGGGACGTCTTCCCGCTGGGCGGCTTCCGCAGCGAGGACTGGGAATACCTGGGCTTCTGGGCCAAGATCTGGGACCAGGTGCACCACACCATCCTGCCCATCATCGCCTGGGAGATCGGCTCCTTCGCCAGCATGACCATCCTGATGAAGAACAGCCGGATGGAGAACCTCTCCCAGGACTACGTGCGCACGGCCTTCTCCAAGGGCCTCTCGGAAAAGCGCGTGGTCTTCGTGCACGCCCTGCGCAACAGCCTGATCCCCCTGGCCACCGGGCTGGGGCACCTGATCGGGATCATCTTCGCGGGCAGCTACCTGATCGAGAAGGTGTTCAACATCGACGGCTTCGGCCTGCTGGGCTTCAACAGCCTGATTCACCGGGACTATCCCGTGATGTTGTCCTCGATGGTCATCAGCGCGGTGATCGGGCTGATGGGCAACATCCTGTCCGACATGATCTACGCGGCGATCGATCCGCGCATCCGCTTCAAATAG
- a CDS encoding ABC transporter permease subunit has product MANKPDLVVGTSLNAKRWRKFKSMKRGYWSLLIFFSTYLLSFGLPLVVGNQALVVKHQGEYHFPLFTSYISAQELGQNRIGDPNYRNLKAQYKAEGKGDFVLMPVYPYGPKESLLDLPGTPPHRPGGTHWLGTDDRARDVLSRLVYGYRVSISFALVVTIFSYLIGVSVGGLLGYYGGTFDILVQRLVELWSAVPFLFMIMIIVTLVKPSFWLLAVLMIMWGWMGITRYVRGEFYREKTKDYVQAAVSMGASDRRIIFKHILPNSLTPIISFGPFAVVGNIGALVSLDYLGFGLPPEEPSWGNMVKVGMANITDWWLVLAPEAAFFLTLLMVVFIGEGIREAFDPKVYSRLR; this is encoded by the coding sequence ATGGCTAACAAGCCGGATCTCGTCGTTGGCACTTCGCTGAACGCCAAACGCTGGCGCAAATTCAAGTCCATGAAGCGGGGCTACTGGTCGCTGCTCATCTTCTTCAGCACCTACCTGCTCTCCTTCGGCCTGCCGCTGGTGGTGGGCAACCAGGCCCTGGTGGTGAAGCATCAGGGCGAGTACCACTTCCCGCTCTTCACCAGCTACATCTCGGCCCAGGAACTGGGGCAGAACCGGATCGGCGATCCCAACTACCGCAACCTGAAAGCCCAGTACAAGGCCGAGGGCAAGGGCGACTTCGTGCTGATGCCGGTCTATCCCTACGGGCCCAAGGAAAGCCTGCTGGACCTGCCCGGCACGCCGCCCCACCGCCCGGGCGGAACCCACTGGCTGGGCACGGACGACCGGGCCCGGGACGTGCTGTCGCGGCTGGTCTACGGGTACCGCGTGTCCATCAGCTTCGCCCTGGTGGTGACCATCTTCTCCTACCTGATCGGCGTGAGCGTGGGCGGGCTGCTGGGCTACTACGGCGGCACCTTCGACATCCTGGTGCAGCGCCTGGTGGAGTTGTGGTCCGCCGTGCCCTTCCTGTTCATGATCATGATCATCGTCACGCTGGTGAAGCCCAGTTTCTGGCTGCTGGCCGTGCTCATGATCATGTGGGGTTGGATGGGCATCACGCGCTACGTGCGCGGCGAGTTCTACCGCGAGAAGACCAAGGACTACGTGCAGGCGGCGGTGAGCATGGGCGCCAGCGACCGGCGGATCATCTTCAAGCACATCCTGCCCAACAGCCTGACGCCGATCATCAGTTTCGGCCCCTTCGCCGTGGTGGGCAACATCGGCGCGCTGGTCTCGCTGGATTACCTGGGCTTCGGCCTGCCGCCGGAGGAACCGTCCTGGGGCAACATGGTGAAGGTGGGCATGGCCAACATCACCGACTGGTGGCTGGTGCTGGCGCCGGAAGCGGCCTTCTTCCTGACCCTGTTGATGGTGGTGTTCATCGGCGAAGGCATCCGCGAGGCCTTCGATCCCAAGGTCTACTCGCGCCTGCGCTAG
- a CDS encoding ABC transporter ATP-binding protein translates to MSQLNQAAPRPPAGADVLFEIRNLQTHFYTEAGTVQAVDNVSFNILRGEVLGIVGESGSGKSVTCLSINRLIPDPPGRIVGGEILYHKDGQAINLLSLSYDEMRKFRGQDIGMIFQEPMTSLNPVFTIGMQMTEAVRFHRNISKQEARTLGIEMLALVGIPAPEKRMDDYPHQFSGGMRQRVMIAMALVCNPALLIADEPTTALDVTIQAQILQLMLQMKEKRQEASIVLVTHDLAVVAETCERVIVMYGGHIQEVASSHVLFNTPAHPYTAGLLGSLPRPDKERQHRLSTIRGSVPSMLEMPKGCRFCTRCDKAMPHCESLVPDLVELAADHQVRCHLYSKDAKLRGENA, encoded by the coding sequence ATGAGTCAACTGAACCAAGCTGCCCCGCGCCCGCCGGCCGGAGCGGACGTGCTGTTCGAGATCCGCAACCTGCAGACCCACTTCTACACGGAGGCGGGCACCGTGCAGGCGGTGGACAACGTGTCCTTCAACATCCTCCGGGGCGAGGTGCTGGGCATCGTGGGCGAGTCGGGCAGCGGCAAGTCCGTCACCTGCCTGTCCATCAACCGCCTGATTCCCGATCCGCCGGGCCGCATCGTGGGCGGCGAGATCCTCTACCACAAGGACGGCCAGGCCATCAACCTGCTCTCGCTCTCCTACGACGAGATGCGCAAGTTCCGCGGCCAGGACATCGGCATGATCTTCCAGGAGCCGATGACCAGCCTGAACCCCGTCTTCACCATCGGCATGCAAATGACCGAGGCCGTGCGCTTCCACCGCAACATCAGCAAGCAGGAAGCCCGCACGCTGGGCATCGAGATGCTGGCGCTGGTGGGCATCCCGGCCCCCGAGAAGCGGATGGACGACTATCCGCACCAATTCAGCGGCGGCATGCGCCAGCGGGTGATGATCGCCATGGCCCTGGTCTGCAACCCGGCCCTGCTCATCGCCGACGAGCCCACCACCGCGCTGGACGTGACCATCCAGGCCCAGATCCTCCAGCTGATGCTGCAGATGAAGGAGAAGCGCCAGGAGGCCTCCATCGTGCTGGTCACCCACGATCTGGCGGTGGTGGCGGAAACCTGCGAGCGCGTCATCGTGATGTACGGCGGGCACATCCAGGAGGTGGCGAGCAGCCACGTCCTGTTCAACACGCCGGCCCATCCCTACACCGCCGGTCTGCTGGGCAGCCTGCCCCGGCCGGACAAGGAGCGCCAGCACCGCCTGTCCACCATCCGCGGCTCCGTGCCCTCCATGCTGGAGATGCCCAAGGGCTGCCGCTTCTGCACCCGCTGCGACAAGGCCATGCCGCACTGCGAAAGCCTGGTGCCGGATCTGGTGGAACTGGCCGCGGACCACCAGGTGCGCTGCCACCTGTATTCCAAGGACGCCAAGCTGCGGGGAGAGAACGCATGA
- a CDS encoding oligopeptide/dipeptide ABC transporter ATP-binding protein, whose translation MSTESDKNALLRVEDLRVHFPIHGGIMLHKVAEVKAVDGVSFELNKGETLGLVGESGCGKTTVGRAIVNILQSGSPDVEVHGKINFNTSEDGWVDLARLKRNQMRKYRSDIQMIFQDPFSSLNPRMLVRDIIAEPLQITQPGMKVADVNERVFWLLDKVGLSKEQAYRYPHEFSGGQRQRVGFARALATNPQLIVADEPVSALDVSIQAQVINLLQDLQEEFNLTYVFIAHDLSVVEHISNRIAVMYLGCMVELGKAQDIYRNPKHPYTKALLEAVPLPDPDRVKTKDRKLLQGDVPNPIAKPSGCAFRTRCPVVRPECARDIPAYRTLADGRQVACPFAE comes from the coding sequence ATGAGCACGGAGAGCGACAAGAACGCCCTGCTGCGCGTGGAGGATTTGCGCGTCCACTTCCCGATCCACGGCGGCATCATGCTGCACAAGGTCGCCGAAGTGAAGGCCGTGGACGGCGTGAGTTTCGAACTGAACAAGGGCGAGACCCTGGGCCTGGTGGGCGAGTCCGGCTGCGGCAAGACCACCGTGGGCCGGGCCATCGTGAACATCCTCCAGTCGGGCTCGCCGGACGTGGAGGTCCACGGCAAGATCAACTTCAACACCTCGGAGGACGGCTGGGTGGACCTGGCGCGGCTGAAGCGCAACCAGATGCGCAAGTACCGCAGCGACATCCAGATGATTTTCCAGGATCCCTTCTCCAGCCTCAACCCGCGCATGCTGGTGCGGGACATCATCGCCGAGCCGCTGCAGATCACCCAGCCGGGCATGAAGGTGGCGGACGTCAACGAACGCGTCTTCTGGCTGCTGGACAAGGTGGGCCTCTCCAAGGAACAGGCCTACCGCTACCCACACGAGTTCTCCGGCGGCCAGCGCCAGCGGGTGGGTTTCGCCCGCGCCCTGGCCACCAATCCCCAGCTGATCGTGGCCGACGAGCCGGTGAGCGCGCTGGACGTCTCCATCCAGGCCCAGGTGATCAACCTGCTGCAGGACCTGCAGGAGGAGTTCAACCTGACCTACGTGTTCATCGCCCACGACCTCTCGGTGGTGGAGCACATCAGCAACCGCATCGCCGTGATGTACCTGGGCTGCATGGTGGAGCTGGGCAAGGCCCAGGACATCTACCGCAACCCCAAGCATCCCTACACCAAGGCCCTGCTGGAGGCCGTGCCGCTGCCGGATCCGGACCGCGTGAAGACCAAGGATCGCAAGCTCCTGCAGGGCGACGTGCCCAACCCCATCGCCAAGCCCAGCGGCTGCGCCTTCCGCACGCGCTGCCCGGTGGTGCGCCCGGAGTGCGCGCGGGACATCCCCGCCTACCGCACCCTGGCCGACGGCCGTCAGGTGGCGTGTCCCTTCGCGGAGTGA